A DNA window from Clavibacter sepedonicus contains the following coding sequences:
- a CDS encoding glycerol-3-phosphate dehydrogenase/oxidase, giving the protein MTTSKKTELRDNVARIHDRPSAKVLVIGGGINGIATFRDLALQGVDVVLVERADYGSGASAASSHMIHGGIRYLENGEFRLVRESVEERNGLIRIAPHYVKPLQTTMPIFSTFSGILNAPLRMLTHKQRSTKERGALLISVGMTLYDSFSRDGGSVPRHRFRIGKAAREDMPALNKDVKFTGTYYDASVHEPERLALDVLKDGLAAGDHARSANYLEAVGVADGGVKLRDVISGTEFVVTADVVVNASGPWTDLTNEAMGGDTKYMGGTKGSHIVVDNAELLEATKGREIFFENNDGRIVLIYPLKGRVLIGTTDIDADPREPAVCTEEEVDYFFDLVKHVFPQIELNRDHIVYRYSGIRPLPRHEDTAPGFVSRDYRIVETEIQGLSGSKVLSLVGGKWTTFRALSAHLSTEATTRLGVERSVDTTGMPIGGGKDFPSSSTARARWIATQAARAEGIGTEQVDRLLNRYGTRATSVIDVLSGQPSTPLATDPQLTRAEIAYFATHEDAVHLADVVLRRTNLAFVGGVTHEMLAEIADVLQEVLGWTGEERDAEIQDTVDTLLTYHGVDVGATKVAADATVMEFAN; this is encoded by the coding sequence GTGACCACGTCGAAGAAGACCGAACTGCGGGATAACGTCGCCCGCATCCACGACCGCCCGAGCGCGAAGGTGCTCGTCATCGGCGGCGGCATCAACGGCATCGCGACCTTCCGCGACCTCGCGCTCCAGGGCGTCGACGTCGTGCTCGTCGAGCGCGCCGACTACGGCTCGGGCGCCTCGGCGGCGAGCTCGCACATGATCCACGGCGGCATCCGCTACCTCGAGAACGGCGAGTTCCGCCTCGTCCGCGAGTCCGTCGAGGAGCGCAACGGCCTCATCCGCATCGCGCCCCACTACGTGAAGCCGCTGCAGACGACGATGCCGATCTTCTCCACGTTCTCCGGCATCCTCAACGCGCCGTTGCGCATGCTGACGCACAAGCAGCGTTCCACCAAGGAGCGCGGCGCCCTCCTCATCAGCGTGGGCATGACGCTCTACGACTCCTTCTCCCGCGACGGCGGCTCGGTCCCGCGCCACCGCTTCCGCATCGGCAAGGCCGCCCGCGAGGACATGCCCGCGCTCAACAAGGACGTCAAGTTCACCGGCACCTACTACGACGCCTCCGTCCACGAGCCCGAGCGCCTCGCGCTCGACGTGCTCAAGGACGGCCTGGCCGCGGGCGACCACGCGCGGAGCGCCAACTACCTCGAGGCCGTGGGCGTCGCCGACGGCGGCGTGAAGCTGCGCGACGTGATCTCGGGCACCGAGTTCGTCGTGACGGCCGACGTCGTCGTCAACGCGTCCGGCCCCTGGACCGACCTCACCAACGAGGCCATGGGCGGTGACACGAAGTACATGGGCGGGACCAAGGGCTCGCACATCGTCGTCGACAACGCCGAGCTGCTCGAAGCCACCAAGGGCCGCGAGATCTTCTTCGAGAACAACGACGGCCGCATCGTCCTCATCTACCCGCTCAAGGGCCGCGTGCTCATCGGCACCACGGACATCGACGCCGATCCGAGGGAGCCGGCCGTCTGCACCGAGGAGGAGGTCGACTACTTCTTCGACCTCGTCAAGCACGTCTTCCCGCAGATCGAGCTGAACCGCGACCACATCGTGTACCGCTACTCGGGCATCCGTCCGCTGCCGCGCCACGAGGACACCGCGCCCGGCTTCGTGTCGCGGGACTACCGCATCGTCGAGACCGAGATCCAGGGCCTCTCCGGCAGCAAGGTGCTCAGCCTCGTCGGCGGCAAGTGGACGACGTTCCGCGCCCTGTCGGCGCACCTCTCCACGGAGGCCACCACGCGCCTCGGCGTGGAGCGCTCTGTCGACACAACCGGCATGCCCATCGGCGGCGGCAAGGACTTTCCGTCCTCCAGCACCGCCCGTGCCCGCTGGATCGCGACGCAGGCAGCCCGCGCGGAGGGCATCGGCACCGAGCAGGTCGACCGCCTGCTCAACCGCTACGGCACGCGCGCCACGAGCGTCATCGACGTCCTCTCCGGACAGCCGTCCACGCCGCTCGCGACCGACCCGCAGCTGACGCGCGCCGAGATCGCGTACTTCGCCACGCACGAGGACGCGGTGCACCTCGCCGACGTCGTCCTCCGTCGCACCAACCTCGCCTTCGTCGGCGGCGTGACGCACGAGATGCTCGCGGAGATCGCCGACGTGCTGCAGGAGGTGCTCGGCTGGACCGGCGAGGAGCGCGACGCGGAGATCCAGGACACCGTCGACACGCTGCTCACGTACCACGGCGTCGACGTGGGCGCGACGAAGGTCGCGGCCGACGCGACCGTCATGGAGTTCGCGAACTAG
- a CDS encoding sugar-binding transcriptional regulator, with protein MVDGIAHERTQDALRAAHLYYMQDLTMEAIARELGTSRSSVSRLLSFARETGLVDIQIRSPLDLATVLGEQLHDRYGVVAHVVPVPDQTSDVDRVDRVALSAARMLTQYVDSNMVVGVAWGSTVSTVSRYLVPKPTHNTLVVQLNGAGNVRTTGIMYASEILRRFGQAYGATVQQFPVPAFFDDPATKQALWRERSTKRVLELQERMDMVLFGVGSPVALVPSHVYSGGYLERSDQRALDADGVVGDVSTVFFREDGSSADIAINARASGPDLATIRRAPRRVCVVAGASKVRSVRGALAAGLVTDVVLDEGTARALLA; from the coding sequence ATGGTCGACGGCATCGCGCACGAGCGCACCCAGGACGCCCTGCGCGCGGCGCACCTCTACTACATGCAGGACCTGACGATGGAGGCCATCGCCCGCGAGCTCGGCACGAGCCGCTCGTCGGTGTCCCGGCTCCTCTCCTTCGCCCGCGAGACGGGGCTCGTGGACATCCAGATCCGCTCGCCGCTCGACCTCGCCACCGTGCTGGGGGAGCAGCTCCACGACCGCTACGGCGTGGTCGCGCACGTGGTGCCCGTCCCCGACCAGACGAGCGACGTGGACCGCGTCGACCGGGTGGCGCTCTCGGCTGCACGGATGCTCACCCAGTACGTCGACTCGAACATGGTCGTCGGCGTCGCCTGGGGCTCGACCGTCAGCACGGTCAGCCGCTACCTCGTGCCGAAGCCGACGCACAACACCCTCGTGGTCCAGCTCAACGGGGCGGGCAACGTCCGCACCACCGGGATCATGTACGCGAGCGAGATCCTCCGCCGGTTCGGGCAGGCGTACGGCGCGACCGTGCAGCAGTTCCCCGTGCCGGCGTTCTTCGACGACCCGGCCACGAAGCAGGCGCTGTGGCGCGAGCGCAGCACGAAGCGCGTGCTCGAGCTGCAGGAGCGGATGGACATGGTGCTGTTCGGCGTCGGCTCCCCGGTGGCCCTCGTGCCGAGCCACGTGTACTCGGGCGGCTACCTCGAGCGGTCGGACCAGCGGGCGCTCGACGCCGACGGCGTGGTGGGCGACGTCTCCACCGTCTTCTTCCGCGAGGACGGCTCATCGGCCGACATCGCCATCAACGCGCGGGCCAGCGGGCCGGACCTCGCGACCATCCGCCGGGCGCCGCGCCGCGTCTGCGTGGTCGCGGGGGCGTCGAAGGTGCGCAGCGTCCGGGGGGCGCTGGCTGCCGGGCTCGTGACGGACGTCGTGCTCGACGAGGGGACGGCTCGCGCGCTGCTCGCATGA
- the thrS gene encoding threonine--tRNA ligase: MVDAAQPEIHDEAAPAETTGQPVEATEAGTGFTLFSDRAVVAMRIDGELKDLAAEVAPGDVVEPVRIDSPDGLAILRHSAAHVMAQAVQQINPEAKLGIGPPVTDGFYFDFDVAEPFTPEDLKAISKNMERIVRQGQRFTRRVVSEEEARELMAAEPYKLELIGLKGGSSDELGEDGESVEVGGAELTVYENVDGKTGEVFWRDLCRGPHLPSTRMVGNGWALSRVAAAYWRGSEKNPQLQRIYGTAWPTKDELRAYQGRIEEALKRDHRRLGAELDLFSFPDEIGSGLAVFHPKGGIIRREMEDYSRRRHETAGYEFVYSPHITKSNLFETSGHLDFYKDGMFPAMHLDEARNDEGEITRQGADYYLKPMNCPMHVLIYRSRQRSYRELPLRLFEFGTVYRNEKSGVIHGLTRVRGMTQDDAHIFTTRERMADELKGTLEFVLSLLRDYGLDDFYLELSTKDPEKFVGSDEVWEEATETLRQVAVDTGLELVPDPAGAAFYGPKISVQARDAIGRTWQMSTIQLDFNLPERFGLEYTANDGTRKQPVMIHRALFGSIERFFGVLTEHYAGAFPVWLSPVQVVGIPVAEDYEEYLGGVLDRLRAEGVRVQLDTSDDRMPKKIRTHTKARVPYQLIAGEDDRAAGSVSFRFRDGTQVNGVPVAEAVERITGAIARREQVVTAWPV; this comes from the coding sequence GTGGTAGACGCCGCCCAGCCCGAGATCCACGACGAGGCCGCGCCCGCGGAGACGACCGGGCAGCCGGTCGAGGCGACGGAGGCGGGCACCGGGTTCACCCTGTTCAGCGACCGCGCCGTCGTCGCCATGCGCATCGACGGGGAACTCAAGGACCTCGCGGCGGAGGTCGCCCCGGGCGACGTCGTCGAGCCCGTGCGGATCGACTCGCCCGACGGCCTCGCGATCCTCCGGCACTCCGCCGCCCACGTCATGGCGCAGGCCGTGCAGCAGATCAACCCGGAGGCGAAGCTCGGCATCGGCCCGCCCGTCACCGACGGCTTCTACTTCGACTTCGACGTCGCCGAGCCCTTCACGCCCGAGGACCTCAAGGCCATCTCCAAGAACATGGAGCGCATCGTCCGGCAGGGCCAGCGGTTCACGCGCCGCGTCGTCTCCGAGGAGGAGGCGCGCGAGCTGATGGCCGCGGAGCCCTACAAGCTGGAGCTCATCGGCCTCAAGGGCGGCTCGAGCGATGAGCTCGGCGAGGACGGCGAGTCCGTCGAGGTCGGCGGCGCCGAGCTCACGGTCTACGAGAATGTCGACGGCAAGACGGGCGAGGTCTTCTGGCGCGACCTGTGCCGCGGGCCGCACCTGCCGAGCACGCGCATGGTGGGCAACGGCTGGGCGCTGTCCCGGGTCGCCGCCGCCTACTGGCGAGGATCCGAGAAGAACCCGCAGCTGCAGCGCATCTACGGCACGGCGTGGCCCACCAAGGACGAGCTGCGCGCGTACCAGGGCCGCATCGAGGAAGCGCTCAAGCGCGACCACCGCCGCCTCGGCGCCGAGCTCGACCTCTTCTCCTTCCCGGACGAGATCGGATCCGGCCTCGCGGTCTTCCACCCCAAGGGCGGCATCATCCGCCGCGAGATGGAGGACTACTCGCGCCGCCGCCACGAGACGGCCGGCTACGAGTTCGTCTACTCGCCGCACATCACGAAGTCCAACCTGTTCGAGACGAGCGGCCACCTCGACTTCTACAAGGACGGCATGTTCCCCGCCATGCACCTCGACGAGGCGCGGAACGACGAGGGGGAGATCACGCGCCAGGGCGCGGACTACTACCTCAAGCCCATGAACTGCCCGATGCACGTGCTCATCTACCGCTCGCGCCAGCGCTCCTACCGCGAGCTGCCGCTGCGCCTGTTCGAGTTCGGCACGGTGTACCGCAACGAGAAGTCCGGCGTGATCCACGGGCTCACCCGCGTGCGGGGCATGACGCAGGACGACGCGCACATCTTCACGACGCGCGAGCGCATGGCCGACGAGCTGAAGGGCACGCTCGAGTTCGTGCTGTCGCTGCTGCGCGACTACGGCCTCGACGACTTCTACCTCGAGCTCTCGACGAAGGACCCGGAGAAGTTCGTCGGATCCGACGAGGTGTGGGAGGAGGCGACCGAGACGCTGCGTCAGGTCGCGGTCGACACGGGCCTCGAGCTCGTGCCGGATCCCGCGGGCGCCGCCTTCTACGGCCCCAAGATCTCGGTGCAGGCGCGCGACGCCATCGGCCGCACGTGGCAGATGTCCACGATCCAGCTCGACTTCAACCTGCCCGAGCGCTTCGGCCTCGAATACACGGCGAACGACGGCACGCGCAAGCAGCCGGTGATGATCCACCGCGCGCTGTTCGGTTCCATCGAGCGGTTCTTCGGCGTGCTCACCGAGCACTACGCGGGCGCGTTCCCGGTATGGCTGTCGCCCGTGCAGGTCGTCGGCATCCCCGTCGCCGAGGACTACGAGGAGTACCTCGGCGGCGTCCTCGACCGGCTCCGGGCGGAGGGCGTGCGCGTCCAGCTCGACACCAGCGACGACCGCATGCCCAAGAAGATCCGCACGCACACCAAGGCCCGCGTGCCGTACCAGCTCATCGCGGGCGAGGACGACCGGGCCGCCGGATCCGTGAGCTTCCGGTTCCGCGACGGCACGCAGGTCAACGGCGTGCCCGTGGCCGAGGCCGTCGAGCGCATCACCGGCGCCATCGCGCGCCGGGAGCAGGTGGTGACCGCGTGGCCCGTCTGA
- a CDS encoding HIT family protein, translating to MSDHESGGEDERGQVRVDDPGHLAGVPDEFQRLWPPHRMVYIQKGQQPDRDECPFCIAPSMSDEDALIVARGEHAYVLLNLFPYNSGHLLVCPYRHIATYDLASPEEVAEIGSLTQTAMRVVREVSRNDGYNIGMNQGQVAGAGIAEHLHQHIVPRWGQDANFLPIIAKTKALPQLLGDVRASIAAAWPAPAGE from the coding sequence ATGTCGGACCACGAGTCCGGGGGAGAGGACGAGCGGGGACAGGTGCGGGTCGACGACCCCGGCCACCTCGCGGGCGTGCCCGATGAGTTCCAGCGCCTGTGGCCCCCGCACCGCATGGTCTACATCCAGAAGGGCCAGCAGCCGGATCGCGACGAGTGCCCGTTCTGCATCGCGCCGTCGATGTCGGACGAGGACGCGTTGATCGTCGCGCGCGGCGAGCACGCTTACGTCCTGCTCAATCTCTTCCCGTACAACAGCGGCCACCTGCTGGTCTGCCCGTATCGTCACATCGCGACCTACGACCTCGCGAGCCCCGAGGAGGTCGCCGAGATCGGCTCCCTCACGCAGACCGCCATGCGGGTCGTGCGCGAGGTGTCGCGGAACGACGGCTACAACATCGGCATGAACCAGGGGCAGGTGGCGGGCGCCGGTATCGCCGAGCACCTGCACCAGCACATCGTGCCGCGGTGGGGGCAGGACGCGAACTTCCTGCCGATCATCGCGAAGACCAAGGCGCTGCCGCAGCTGCTGGGCGACGTGCGCGCATCCATCGCGGCAGCCTGGCCCGCCCCCGCGGGCGAATAG
- the pdxS gene encoding pyridoxal 5'-phosphate synthase lyase subunit PdxS produces MTDTNTTGQVGSNRVKRGLAEMLKGGVIMDVVNAEQARIAEDAGAVAVMALERVPADIRSQGGVARMSDPDLIDQIKAEVSIPVMAKARIGHFVEAQVLQSLEVDYIDESEVLSPADYVNHIDKWGFTVPFVCGATTLGEALRRITEGAAMIRSKGEAGTGDVSEATKHIRTIKSEIRALSALTHDEIYVAAKELQAPYDLVLEVARTGQLPVVLFTAGGVATPADAAMMMQLGADGVFVGSGIFKSGNPVARAKAVVTATALFNDPDAIAEASRGLGEAMVGINVADVPAPHRLAERGW; encoded by the coding sequence ATGACTGACACCAACACCACCGGACAGGTCGGCTCGAACCGCGTCAAGCGCGGACTCGCGGAGATGCTCAAGGGCGGCGTCATCATGGACGTCGTCAACGCCGAGCAGGCGCGCATCGCGGAGGACGCGGGAGCGGTCGCCGTCATGGCGCTCGAGCGCGTCCCCGCCGACATCCGCTCGCAGGGCGGCGTCGCCCGCATGAGCGACCCCGACCTCATCGACCAGATCAAGGCCGAGGTCTCCATCCCCGTCATGGCGAAGGCCCGCATCGGCCACTTCGTCGAGGCGCAGGTCCTCCAGTCCCTCGAGGTCGACTACATCGACGAGTCCGAGGTGCTGAGCCCGGCCGACTACGTGAACCACATCGACAAGTGGGGCTTCACCGTCCCCTTCGTCTGCGGTGCCACCACCCTCGGCGAGGCGCTCCGCCGCATCACCGAGGGCGCGGCCATGATCCGCTCCAAGGGCGAGGCCGGCACGGGCGACGTCTCCGAGGCCACCAAGCACATCCGCACCATCAAGTCCGAGATCCGCGCGCTCAGCGCCCTCACGCACGACGAGATCTACGTCGCCGCGAAGGAGCTGCAGGCTCCGTACGACCTGGTGCTCGAGGTCGCGCGCACCGGCCAGCTGCCCGTCGTCCTCTTCACCGCGGGCGGCGTGGCCACCCCGGCGGACGCGGCGATGATGATGCAGCTCGGCGCCGACGGCGTGTTCGTCGGATCCGGCATCTTCAAGTCGGGCAACCCGGTGGCGCGCGCCAAGGCCGTCGTCACCGCGACCGCGCTGTTCAACGACCCCGACGCCATCGCCGAGGCGTCGCGCGGCCTCGGCGAGGCCATGGTCGGGATCAACGTCGCCGACGTGCCCGCACCGCACCGCCTCGCCGAGCGTGGCTGGTAG
- the pdxT gene encoding pyridoxal 5'-phosphate synthase glutaminase subunit PdxT — MAGSTPAPHGDGPLVGVLALQGDVREHVRVLEGFGARTRLVRQPKDLPGISGLVIPGGESTVMDKLSRQFGIAEPLRAAIDDGLPVYGTCAGLIMLADEIVDAIHDQRGIGGLDVSVRRNAFGSQTASFEVDLDVPALGAPPVHAVFIRAPVVASVGPAASALASLDDGRVVAVRQGALLGTSFHPEVTGDLRFHRLFLDMVEDAGRTL, encoded by the coding sequence GTGGCTGGTAGCACGCCGGCTCCGCACGGCGACGGCCCGCTCGTCGGCGTCCTCGCCCTGCAGGGGGACGTCCGCGAGCACGTCCGCGTGCTCGAGGGCTTCGGTGCCCGGACGAGGCTCGTGCGACAGCCGAAGGACCTGCCCGGCATCTCCGGTCTCGTGATCCCCGGCGGCGAGTCCACCGTGATGGACAAGCTGTCGCGCCAGTTCGGGATCGCGGAGCCGTTGCGCGCAGCCATCGACGACGGCCTGCCCGTCTACGGGACGTGCGCCGGGCTGATCATGCTGGCCGACGAGATCGTCGACGCGATCCACGACCAGCGGGGCATCGGCGGGCTCGACGTGTCCGTGCGGCGGAACGCCTTCGGATCGCAGACGGCCTCCTTCGAGGTGGACCTCGACGTGCCCGCGCTGGGCGCGCCACCCGTGCACGCCGTCTTCATCCGGGCACCCGTGGTCGCCTCCGTCGGCCCCGCGGCATCGGCGCTCGCATCGCTCGACGACGGCCGCGTGGTCGCCGTGCGCCAGGGGGCTCTCCTCGGCACATCGTTCCACCCGGAGGTCACGGGCGACCTCCGCTTCCACCGCCTCTTCCTCGACATGGTCGAGGACGCGGGCCGCACCCTCTGA
- a CDS encoding YebC/PmpR family DNA-binding transcriptional regulator yields the protein MSGHSKWATTKHKKAIIDSRRAKSFAKLIKNIEVAAKIGGADMSGNPTLVDAVQKAKKTSVPNDNIDRAVKRGAGLLGEVVDYQTIMYEGYAANGVAMLVECLTDNKNRAAAEVRTAMSRNGGTMADPGSVAYNFHRKGVIAVPHADAPTEDDVLAAVLDAGAEDVTDHGEVFEIRCEPSDMVGVRQALQEAGIDYDSADVEFVPQVKVEVDLETARKVNKLVDAMEDLDDVQNIYVNSDVPADVQAALDDDDEE from the coding sequence GTGTCCGGACATTCCAAGTGGGCGACCACGAAGCACAAGAAGGCGATCATCGACTCGCGGCGCGCCAAGTCGTTCGCGAAGCTGATCAAGAACATCGAGGTCGCGGCCAAGATCGGCGGCGCCGACATGTCCGGCAACCCGACCCTCGTCGACGCGGTGCAGAAGGCCAAGAAGACTTCCGTCCCGAACGACAACATCGACCGCGCCGTCAAGCGCGGAGCCGGCCTGCTCGGCGAGGTCGTCGACTACCAGACGATCATGTACGAGGGCTACGCGGCCAACGGCGTCGCGATGCTCGTCGAGTGCCTCACCGACAACAAGAACCGCGCGGCCGCCGAGGTCCGCACGGCCATGAGCCGCAACGGCGGCACCATGGCCGACCCGGGCAGCGTCGCCTACAACTTCCACCGCAAGGGCGTCATCGCGGTGCCGCACGCGGATGCGCCGACCGAGGACGACGTCCTCGCGGCCGTGCTCGACGCGGGTGCGGAGGACGTGACCGACCACGGCGAGGTGTTCGAGATCCGGTGCGAGCCGTCCGACATGGTCGGTGTGCGCCAGGCGCTCCAGGAAGCGGGCATCGACTACGACTCCGCCGACGTCGAGTTCGTGCCGCAGGTCAAGGTCGAGGTCGACCTCGAGACCGCGCGCAAGGTCAACAAGCTCGTCGACGCCATGGAGGACCTGGACGACGTCCAGAACATCTACGTCAACAGCGACGTGCCCGCCGACGTGCAGGCCGCGCTGGACGACGACGACGAGGAGTAG
- the ruvC gene encoding crossover junction endodeoxyribonuclease RuvC yields the protein MRILGIDPGLTRCGVGVVDVYADRSARLVDVQVVRTSPTAELHHRLLAVGDGIEELVDRHRPSVVAVERVFAQDNLSTVMGVAQITGVALVGAARRGLDVALHTPSEVKAAVTGYGQADKRQVATMVARILGLDELPTPADASDALALAICAGWRAGMSRAGIAGTQAPTRTGVASAADAAAGAGPTAAQAAWLAAERAQRGRR from the coding sequence GTGCGGATCCTCGGGATCGACCCGGGCCTGACGCGTTGCGGCGTCGGCGTGGTCGACGTCTACGCCGACCGTTCGGCCCGGCTCGTCGACGTGCAGGTCGTGCGCACGAGCCCGACGGCCGAGCTGCACCACCGGCTGCTCGCGGTCGGCGACGGCATCGAGGAGCTGGTGGACCGGCACCGGCCGTCGGTGGTCGCCGTCGAGCGCGTCTTCGCGCAGGACAACCTCTCGACTGTCATGGGCGTGGCGCAGATCACCGGCGTCGCGCTCGTGGGCGCGGCCCGGCGGGGGCTCGACGTCGCGCTTCACACGCCGAGCGAGGTCAAGGCCGCCGTCACCGGCTACGGCCAGGCCGACAAGAGGCAGGTGGCCACGATGGTCGCGCGGATCCTCGGCCTCGACGAGCTGCCCACTCCCGCCGACGCGTCCGACGCCCTCGCCCTCGCCATCTGCGCCGGGTGGCGGGCGGGGATGTCCCGCGCCGGCATCGCCGGGACCCAAGCGCCGACGCGCACCGGTGTCGCGTCCGCGGCGGACGCCGCCGCGGGCGCCGGACCGACCGCGGCGCAGGCCGCGTGGCTCGCGGCCGAGCGTGCGCAGCGGGGTCGGCGCTAG
- the ruvA gene encoding Holliday junction branch migration protein RuvA, whose product MISSLRGTVLSVSGQTLLLEVHGVGYGVSVTPRHALELRHGSEATVLTSLVVREDSLTLFGFPGPDELRAFELLCGVTGVGPKSALAVLEHLDPEAMAQAVAAEDDAAFRRVSGIGPKTAKLIVLQLAGKLFVTQPRTRSASSAASTVTADVVTALIGLGWSERVARTAVDDAAAAAAEQGLPADMPRLLRVALGMLGPQQPAGAPAAAQAADR is encoded by the coding sequence GTGATCTCCTCCCTCCGCGGCACCGTGCTGTCCGTCTCCGGTCAGACCCTCCTGCTGGAGGTGCACGGGGTGGGCTACGGCGTCTCGGTGACGCCGCGGCACGCGCTCGAGCTGCGGCACGGATCCGAGGCCACCGTGCTCACGTCGCTCGTCGTCCGCGAGGACTCGCTCACCCTCTTCGGCTTCCCGGGGCCCGACGAGCTGCGGGCCTTCGAGCTGCTCTGCGGCGTCACGGGCGTCGGCCCGAAGTCGGCGCTCGCGGTTCTCGAGCACCTGGATCCGGAGGCGATGGCCCAGGCCGTCGCGGCCGAGGACGACGCCGCGTTCCGCCGCGTCTCCGGCATCGGCCCGAAGACGGCCAAGCTCATCGTCCTGCAGCTGGCGGGCAAGCTCTTCGTGACCCAGCCGCGCACCCGCTCGGCGTCGTCCGCCGCATCCACCGTCACGGCCGACGTCGTCACGGCCCTCATCGGACTCGGCTGGTCGGAGCGCGTCGCCCGCACCGCGGTCGACGACGCCGCGGCCGCTGCGGCCGAGCAGGGCCTCCCCGCCGACATGCCGCGCCTGCTGCGCGTCGCGCTCGGGATGCTCGGGCCGCAGCAGCCGGCGGGCGCGCCCGCCGCGGCGCAGGCGGCCGACCGGTGA
- the ruvB gene encoding Holliday junction branch migration DNA helicase RuvB, whose translation MSGLAHGDASSPVPESDAELAFEGALRPRSLSEFVGQVKVRGQLELLLTAAAMQNRSPDHILLAGPPGLGKTTLAMIVAEESRRPLRLTSGPAIQHAGDLAAVLSALVPGEILFVDEIHRMARSAEEMLYLAMEDYRIDIMVGKGAGATSIPLELSPFTLVGATTRSGMLPSPLRDRFGFTAHLEFYETHELEQVIERAARMLHLEIEHEAVAEIAGRCRGTPRIANRLLRRVRDYALVHGTEAGLESVRAALDLYDVDPLGLDRLDRAVMRGILTRFGGGPVGLNTLAVSVGEEAETIESVVEPFLVRIGLVTRTPRGRVATPAAWEHFGLEAPAAPGAPGRAPGPSGAAGALHSDEL comes from the coding sequence GTGAGCGGCCTCGCCCACGGCGACGCGTCCAGTCCCGTCCCGGAGTCCGACGCGGAGCTCGCGTTCGAGGGGGCCCTCCGCCCACGGTCGCTGTCCGAGTTCGTCGGCCAGGTCAAGGTGCGCGGACAGCTGGAGCTGCTGCTCACCGCCGCGGCCATGCAGAACCGCTCGCCCGACCACATCCTCCTCGCCGGCCCTCCCGGCCTCGGCAAGACGACGCTCGCGATGATCGTCGCCGAGGAGAGCCGCCGTCCGCTGCGCCTCACGAGCGGTCCGGCCATCCAGCACGCGGGCGACCTCGCGGCCGTGCTGTCGGCGCTGGTGCCCGGCGAGATCCTCTTCGTCGACGAGATCCACCGCATGGCGCGCTCGGCCGAGGAGATGCTGTACCTCGCCATGGAGGACTACCGCATCGACATCATGGTCGGCAAGGGCGCGGGCGCCACGTCCATCCCGCTGGAGCTCTCGCCGTTCACGCTGGTCGGCGCCACCACGCGCTCGGGCATGCTGCCGAGTCCGCTCCGCGACCGCTTCGGCTTCACCGCGCACCTCGAGTTCTACGAGACCCACGAGCTCGAGCAGGTGATCGAGCGGGCCGCCCGCATGCTGCACCTCGAGATCGAGCACGAGGCGGTCGCCGAGATCGCGGGCCGCTGCCGGGGGACGCCGCGCATCGCGAACCGGCTGCTCCGCCGTGTGCGCGACTACGCGCTCGTGCACGGGACGGAGGCGGGCCTCGAGTCGGTCCGGGCCGCGCTCGACCTCTACGACGTGGACCCGCTCGGCCTCGACCGCCTCGACCGCGCCGTCATGCGCGGCATCCTCACGCGCTTCGGCGGCGGACCGGTGGGGCTGAACACCCTTGCGGTATCGGTGGGGGAGGAGGCGGAGACGATCGAGTCGGTCGTCGAGCCGTTCCTCGTCCGCATCGGGCTGGTGACGCGCACGCCCCGCGGCCGCGTGGCGACACCGGCGGCATGGGAGCACTTCGGCCTCGAGGCCCCCGCCGCGCCGGGTGCTCCCGGTCGGGCACCGGGTCCTTCCGGAGCCGCCGGGGCCCTCCACAGCGATGAACTATGA